Proteins from a single region of Styela clava chromosome 1, kaStyClav1.hap1.2, whole genome shotgun sequence:
- the LOC120345099 gene encoding neuronal pentraxin-1-like isoform X2: protein MNLQGGGTITINNFVNCLPDDERPGSKGLNNAEENFLLDEPECPLTSYEFHQPRQTTDYIRVKTPVPDMYTGTVCAWISTGADGMMQGTLVSYATAKQFNSLILFGYKKNGTAKLDVFINDEGYFTDLPLTKERQIHFCAAFNVIGGYVKIFIDGSLDKTIARFQKKVVIEGGGVLIIGQEQDGLASGFMQDQSYKGQISNFMMWDRELETREIRVMADEGCECPRDYFAALTPDSVTLAGGVSAKVMKKCPATK from the exons ATGAACCTGCAGGGAGGTGGTACcataacaataaataattttgttaacTGTTTACCAGATGATGAGAGGCCGGGTAGCAAAG GTCTCAACAATGCAGAAGAAAATTTCTTACTCGATGAACCTG aatgcccGTTAACATCTTACGAATTCCACCAACCTCGCCAAACAACAGATTACATTCGTGTAAAAACTCCAGTTCCCGATATGTATACCGGTACAGTTTGTGCGTGGATAAGTACTGGAGCAGACGGTATGATGCAAGGCACATTGGTCAGTTACGCAACCGCGAAACAGTTTAATAGTTTAATCCTGTTTGGGTACAAGAAGAACGGAACGGCAAAACTAGATGTCTTCATCAACGATGAAGGGTATTTCACCGATCTACCTCTTACAAAAGAACGGCAAATACATTTTTGTGCTGCTTTCAACGTTATAGGCGGATATgtgaaaattttcattgatGGATCTCTCGACAAAACCATTGCTCGATTTCAAAAGAAAGTTGTTATTGAAGGTGGTGGTGTTCTTATTATCGGACAAGAGCAAGACGGCCTTGCTTCGGGTTTCATGCAGGACCAATCATACAAAGGTCAAATTAGCAATTTCATGATGTGGGATAGAGAATTGGAAACACGAGAGATAAGAGTAATGGCGGATGAAGGCTGCGAATGTCCCAGGGACTATTTTGCAGCATTAACACCCGATTCAGTGACACTAGCTGGCGGTGTTTCTGCCAAAGTCATGAAGAAATGTCCGGCTACAAAGTGA
- the LOC120345099 gene encoding neuronal pentraxin-1-like isoform X1: protein MSNLSNVILLMLFLNYGAVMVSSQRAKRRPSRNETKTMNLQGGGTITINNFVNCLPDDERPGSKGLNNAEENFLLDEPECPLTSYEFHQPRQTTDYIRVKTPVPDMYTGTVCAWISTGADGMMQGTLVSYATAKQFNSLILFGYKKNGTAKLDVFINDEGYFTDLPLTKERQIHFCAAFNVIGGYVKIFIDGSLDKTIARFQKKVVIEGGGVLIIGQEQDGLASGFMQDQSYKGQISNFMMWDRELETREIRVMADEGCECPRDYFAALTPDSVTLAGGVSAKVMKKCPATK, encoded by the exons ATGTCGAACTTATCAAATGTTATATTACTGATGCTCTTTCTCAACTATGGTGCAGTTATGGTGTCAAGTCAACGAGCG aaaCGAAGACCATCACGCAACGAAACAAAAACAATGAACCTGCAGGGAGGTGGTACcataacaataaataattttgttaacTGTTTACCAGATGATGAGAGGCCGGGTAGCAAAG GTCTCAACAATGCAGAAGAAAATTTCTTACTCGATGAACCTG aatgcccGTTAACATCTTACGAATTCCACCAACCTCGCCAAACAACAGATTACATTCGTGTAAAAACTCCAGTTCCCGATATGTATACCGGTACAGTTTGTGCGTGGATAAGTACTGGAGCAGACGGTATGATGCAAGGCACATTGGTCAGTTACGCAACCGCGAAACAGTTTAATAGTTTAATCCTGTTTGGGTACAAGAAGAACGGAACGGCAAAACTAGATGTCTTCATCAACGATGAAGGGTATTTCACCGATCTACCTCTTACAAAAGAACGGCAAATACATTTTTGTGCTGCTTTCAACGTTATAGGCGGATATgtgaaaattttcattgatGGATCTCTCGACAAAACCATTGCTCGATTTCAAAAGAAAGTTGTTATTGAAGGTGGTGGTGTTCTTATTATCGGACAAGAGCAAGACGGCCTTGCTTCGGGTTTCATGCAGGACCAATCATACAAAGGTCAAATTAGCAATTTCATGATGTGGGATAGAGAATTGGAAACACGAGAGATAAGAGTAATGGCGGATGAAGGCTGCGAATGTCCCAGGGACTATTTTGCAGCATTAACACCCGATTCAGTGACACTAGCTGGCGGTGTTTCTGCCAAAGTCATGAAGAAATGTCCGGCTACAAAGTGA
- the LOC120345120 gene encoding methyltransferase-like protein 27 encodes MNEADNKYHALFKWKRLQYNSPTTDSAFSMIEEYDKWAEDYDKDYGAMGYAIPAQSAEMLMRHLGENCKSSKIRIMDIACGTGQIGIALRSNGFVGTLQGIDGSDKMISVAKKTKCYDDLNVQFIYPDKEITSIGEGKYDAVSCLGAFSLYHMEPKTIRVMLNLLKPGGIFICSVRDSPNNQTVFDMLTTEMKTLANSGLVKEIERKMTRHGVNWEIDENYYTDVRDEMPEPSIMMIYCLQKL; translated from the coding sequence ATGAATGAGGCAGATAACAAATACCATGCGTTGTTCAAGTGGAAACGTCTACAATACAATTCTCCAACCACCGATTCAGCATTCTCTATGATCGAAGAATATGACAAATGGGCAGAAGATTACGACAAAGATTATGGCGCGATGGGTTACGCTATACCGGCGCAATCCGCTGAGATGCTAATGCGTCATTTGGGAGAAAATTGCAAATCCAGCAAGATAAGAATAATGGACATCGCTTGTGGAACAGGGCAGATCGGAATTGCTCTCCGCAGTAATGGTTTTGTCGGAACTCTTCAAGGAATAGATGGAAGTGATAAGATGATCTCGGTCGCGAAGAAAACGAAATGTTACGACGATCTCAACGTTCAATTCATATATCCTGATAAAGAAATCACTTCAATCGGAGAAGGGAAATATGACGCTGTTTCTTGTTTGGGGGCGTTTAGTTTGTATCACATGGAACCTAAAACCATACGGGTAATGCTGAATTTACTGAAACCAGGAGGTATTTTTATCTGTTCTGTGCGTGACAGCCCGAACAACCAAACCGTATTTGATATGCTAACCACCGAAATGAAAACCCTAGCTAATTCAGGCTTAGTGAAAGAAATCGAAAGAAAGATGACGAGGCACGGTGTCAATTGGGAAATTGATGAAAACTACTACACCGATGTTCGCGATGAGATGCCAGAGCCATCTATTATGATGATATATTGTTTACAAAAATTGTGA
- the LOC120348593 gene encoding uncharacterized protein LOC120348593, whose product MAMTSASLNILFGLICGCIVGSQEVDVVGLWKDFPVGIPCEEAVKSLVPAIPFDPPPPDRPGDDNENITCTITRNGNVEFNKTIIWGGRHKEGYFGDADEKWNNANISVKIFWDGDPFEYKFQTELENIPEMNCSRTLLDSTKDRGEEITLSCYAARVSQNNKMKMSEEQYSVFTTTWYKDCEIISENNEHFKQEDGNYNYNEINFKSLKIPKPSYNTTPGLYHCILDYRGNELTSTSYKVCIREKFEYVNNPTIVASEDEHFVEPGNSLDVHCKGNIGGNNDQTTVFWLRNNTEICRSRVNEKSDNCSSERHINKASCETLTEAEAIEAQKKRLADNFTATYTFSNADFSDSGVYTCLLATTRADPRDKFRVTVRYAESRHKILIIIWIILGACGVIAVIFGILYWQFSTEIRYFWKKCFGKKKETDKYSAYLVYMPDAFDNNNNNGLDVLMDCLNKSKGTYYDPNKSHNDISMTIGNDFRSTLEKCMKMVVIVTPELIQQNDIKIFETYEGLRESVKKDLGIVFVCSEDMKKELTERAKENDTVAINIKNFMKKQGNTNIVWKKNKTRRMKRALYVALPNVETVEYRDDIEDECYENTVV is encoded by the exons TGGTGGGACTATGGAAAGATTTTCCGGTTGGAATTCCATGTGAAGAAGCCGTCAAAAGTTTGGTTCCGGCAATTCCATTTGATCCACCACCGCCAGATCGCCCAGGCGATGACAATGAAAACATTACA TGCACCATCACTAGAAATGGTAATGTTGAATTCAACAAAACCATAATTTGGGGTGGCAGACATAAAGAAGGATACTTTGGTGATGCGGACGAAAAATGGAACAATGCTAATATTTCCGTTAAAATT TTTTGGGACGGCGACccatttgaatataaatttcaaacCGAATTGGAAAATATTCCGGAAATGAATTGCTCACGTACATTACTTGATAGTACCAAAGACCGAGGAGAAGAGATCACTTTAAGTTGCTATG CTGCGAGAGTAagtcaaaacaataaaatgaagatGTCCGAAGAGCAATACAGTGTATTTACGACAACATGGTACAAAGACTGTGAaataatttctgaaaataacGAACACTTTAAACAAGAGGATGGGAACTATAACTATAATGAAATAAACTTCAAATCACTAAAG ATTCCAAAACCGTCATACAACACTACACCGGGATTATATCACTGTATTCTGGATTACAGAGGAAATGAGCTGACGTCAACTTCGTATAAAGTCTGTATACGAG aaaaattCGAGTATGTAAACAATCCTACAATAGTTGCATCAGAAGATGAACATTTTGTAGAGCCTGGAAATAGTTTAGACGTTCATTGCAAAGGAAATATTGGAGGAAATAATGATCAAACCACTGTATTCTGGTTGAG GAACAACACTGAAATATGCCGCTCAAGGGTAAATGAAAAGAGTGACAACTGCTCATC GGAACGTCACATAAACAAAGCTTCTTGTGAAACGCTAACAGAAGCTGAGGCAATTGAAGCTCAAAAAAAGAGGCTTGCTGACAATTTTACTGCGACCTATACATTCAG TAATGCAGATTTTTCAGATAGCGGCGTCTACACCTGTCTCTTGGCAACTACTAGGGCTGACCCAAGAGATAAATTCCGAGTTACTGTTCGGTATGCGGAATCAAGAcacaaaatattgataataatttggataattCTAGGAG CTTGCGGGGTCATCGCAGTTATTTTTGGAATTCTTTATTGGCAATTTTCGACCGAAATACGTTATTTCTGGAAAAAATGCTTTGGAAAGAAAAAGGAAA CTGACAAGTATTCAGCATATTTGGTCTACATGCCTGATGCATTTgacaacaataacaataacgGTCTTGATGTTCTGATGGACTGTTTGAATAAATCAAAAGGGACTTACTATGATCCAAACAAAAGTCATAATGATATATCTA TGACCATTGGAAACGACTTCAGATCAACTCTGGAAAAATGTATGAAAATGGTGGTAATTGTGACCCCAGAATTAATTCAACAAaacgatataaaaatattcgaaacataCGAG GGACTTCGGGAAAGTGTGAAAAAAGACTTGGGAATAGTTTTTGTGTGCTCTGAAGACATGAAGAAAGAGTTGACTGAAAGAGCTAAGGAAAATGATACCGTCGCTATcaacataaaaaattttatgaaaaagcAG GGTAACACAAACATCGTGTGGAAGAAAAATAAGACAAGAAGAATGAAACGGGCTTTGTATGTTGCACTTCCAAATGTTGAAACAGTTGAATACAGAGATGATATTGAAGATGAATGTTATGAGAACACAGTTGTGTAG